From Pseudoalteromonas sp. Scap06:
GAATACCATCAATAGTAGGCATATCAATTTCGGGTAGTTGCTCTTTAGTCACCCCTAAGGCGGTAAGCATAATAGTGCGTGTTATTGGCGTGCCGGCTTCAACGGTATTATCGTCTGGTTGCCATTGCTCGGTTAGACTTACTAATTCACTGGGTAACCAATCACCTTGATAATTCTCAGGGATGGGTTTGATTTCGATCTGTTGTTCATCGCCAAGTGCCGACACCTCTAGTTGGCGATAGTTTTGTTGAACACGCCCTTGAAAAACAGGTGCTTCAATGATGTATGCACCACTTTTTTGCGGCTGAATTAAATAATTACGAGTGATCACTAAATAACGTTTACCGTTAACCAGTTCATAATCTTCACTTTGCTTACCTAGCTGGGTGAGTTGAGCATCTTCCATGCTTGGTGTGCTTAAGCTGCCATCAAGTAGCTCTTTAGCTAAGTAAAGTTTAATGGTGTAAACGCCAGCCTCTTGCACAAATAAGCTGTTATTTGTAAGCGAGCTTTTTAAAAATATATCATCATTTTTGCCCGCATCGCTGCTTCGCTCTTTAACCGACAAGTTTATCGGTTGAGAGCTGAGCCCTGCAACACTAAAAGAAGGAATTGTGTATTCGCCAGCTTTGCGAGTCATTAACTTAACAGACCACGATGTTTGTTTTTTAATGCTGCCGTTAATAATGTTGGTGCGGCTACTTAAGCTCATAGGGCCGACTACGAAATCCTTTAACAGCGCTGAAGTATCGGGTTGTTGCCCTTTGATTGAATCATCAACGCTAATATTGAGCATAAAAAACTCACCCGCCAGTACCGGGTTTTTATCAACGCTTGCCTCTAATGAAGTGGCGGCCATTAATGGCATGGCAGTTAATAGCAATAAACAGCAAAATAATCGCATTACCATGATTTTTCTACTCCTGTTGGACGGCGTTGATATTGTCTTTTTTGGGCTTCTAATTGCATTTTGTTTCTTAATAAAATAGCGGGATCGTCGGGCACTTTTCTTAGTAACTGATTTAGTTGCTGTGCTTTCTCTTTTTCTTCATTAGTAAGTTCAGCCGCCTGTGCCTGCATAGCTTGTTGTTGTGCTTGCTGCTTTTGCTCATCAGATGGCGGTTGCTCATTCATTTGATTGGGTTGACTCTGTTGCTCGTCTTGCTGAGGCTTACTATCGTCGTCTTTGTTCTCGTCTTGCTGGTTTTGTGATTGAGCTTGCATGTCAGGCTGATTTTGCTCATCTGACTGCTCGCCAGATTGGCTTTGTTGATCTTTTGATTGCTCCGAGGGTTCACTCGATTGCTGCTCTTCACTGTTTTGGCTGTCATCTTCGCTTTTATCTGCGTTATTTTTATCGCCATTTTTTTGCTGATCTTGTTTTGATTTATCTGCACCATCTTGACTTTGCTCATCTTGATTTTGCGAATCATTTCCTTGTTGGTTTTCCTGGTCTTGCTGTTGCTTAAGTAACTGCTCAACTAACGCTTGGTTATCGGCTGCTTGGGTAAAATCAGACTGTAGTGATTGCGCTTGTTTGTAAGCGTTTATAGCAGCATCTAATTGTCCGGCTTTAGCCAGTGTATTACCGTAATTGTAATAACCAGTGGCTGATTTATCTTGACTAAATTCGTTCAGAGCGCTTTCAAACTGACCTTGCTGATACAATGCAGCGCCTTTGAGAGCGCTGGACTTCGCTTGCGCTGCTTGTTGATACTCTTGGTTGTTGTAAGCTTCTAATGCACGCTGATCGGTATTTTTAAATAGTGTTGGTAACTCTACTGCATGAGCATTTTGCTGAGGTATAAAGCTTAGCAATAGCACCGCACCAATAAACGCAGAGCGTCTAAATAAGTATAGAGCTAAGGGCAGTAAAATAAGCAAGCCATAAATGCCAGCATCGATTCGCCACAAGGCTAAATTGGGTTTTTCACTTTTTAGTATTTCACTGTTTGCTTGCGGTGAAAAAATGGCAATATCACTATTGCTTGGTTGATAATTAGCGTACTGGCCGCCACTATTTTTTGCTAGTCCTTTAAGTAAAGAACCATTGAGTGTGGGCACTACAATTTGGCCGTAACTATCTTTTAAAAATCCGCCTTCAGGTAACTTTATTGGTGCACCTTGCTCAGTGCCAATACCGTAAATATTTAGTCGATACTGGCTACTGTTAGTAAAACCACTTATATCACTTTGCTGTTGTTGTTCAATACCATCGGTGATCAAAATAATATCACCATCTAGGTAGCCTGCTTGAGTGAGCAGCTCTTGTGCCATGTCTAAACCTGCCAGCACGTTTGAGCCTTTATCAGGCATAATTTCAGGGCTTAAGCTAGGAATAAGGTTGGCGAGGGTGGTTGCATCATTGGTCAGTGGAGAAATGGTATAGGCAGTGCCTGCGTAGGCTACTAATGCAGTATCACCTTCTTTAAATAACTCAATCATATCGAGGGCTTTAAAGCGAGATTGCATTAATCTATTAGGAGCAATGTCGGTGCTATACATAGAGTACGACATATCCATTACAATAACGCGGGCACTTTTGCTTTGAAATACAGGGACTTGTTTTTCCTCAAAACTTGGGCCTGCACTAAATATAATGGCTAAACTGCAAAATAACGCAACTAGCCACAGCGGCTGACGAGCCTGATTATTTGATTCACTCATAACAAATTGTGCTAAATGTGGCGCAATAAGTGGCGCCGATTGGGCTTTTTTCTCTTTAAGCATGGCAATAAAAAACAGCCCTAGCGCAGGGAGTAGCAGCCATAAAATAGCGGGGCGAATAAATTCAAAATCCATTAGCTTGGCTCCTTCAATGCACGTACTGTTTTTAAAAATGCCATTGCACTTATTAATAGAATGGCCAGTAATAACGGATAATAAAACAAGGCTGTTTGCGGGCGAAAGGTTTGCTCATCGGCACTAATTGGCTCGAGTTTATCAAGCTCTGCATAGATTTGTTGCAGCCCAGCGACATCTTTGGCTCTAAAGTACAGACCTCCGGTTTGCTCGGCAATATTTTTCAGTAAGCTCTCATCTAAATTACTTCCTCCAGAGCCCATATTAAATAAACTAAAACCACGTGGGTTATCAGAGCCGACTCCGATGGTGTACACTTTTATGCCTTCTTCACGAGCCAGTAATAGGGCATCTTCGGGGTCAAGGTTTCCTGCGGTGTTTTGTCCATCTGTTAGTAACACCACAATGCGATTACTTTCTTTTTTACTAGCAAAGCGTTTAACCGATAAACCTAAAGCGTCACCAATAGCCGTGGCACGTCCTACTAAACCTATTTGTGCTTCAGTAAGCATTTTGCTGACGGTTTTTACATCACGGGTGAGAGGTGTTTGCAAAAACGCGGTATCACCAAACAATATTAGCCCAAGTCTGTCGCCTTGACGCTGCTCTATAAAATCGCTAAGCACTGCTTTAACCATAGTTAAACGGTCAACATATTGGCCATTATAAGCCATGTCTTGTTCTGTCATTGAGCCCGATAAATCCACAGCGAGCATAATGTCGCGACCTTCATTAGGCAGCGATATAGGCTCATCTAACCAAGTAGGGTTAGCCGATGCTGTTACTAATAATGCCCATAGCAACCATTCAAGAGTGTTTAACTTACGTGCACTGGGCTCTACATGTTGATTATTTAAATTATGCGATGCAAAACTTGGGATGCGTAAACGTGTCGTTGCATTACTTGCTGCGGGTTTTAATAGCAGTAACGTTAAAGGAAGCGGCAGTAATAAAAACAGCCATGGCCAGCTAAATTCAAACATGCAGTGGCTCCTTTAGCTTAAATTGTTTAATAGCTTGGCGAAACTTATCACTGAGTGCCGGTGGTGTTTGTGCTGTGCTATATAGGCTTGAAATTTCATCTTCATTAAAACCAATTGCAGCAAGTTGACTTAGGGTTTTACACCAGTTAGCTGTGGATTGCGCTGCTAAGCGTGGATCGTAATAGGTGATCACTAAACGCTTTAAAATAATATGCAATTGCTGCGCTGATTGTTGTTGATTAGCTAATTTAATCGCATTACGTTTTGGTTTTTTAAATTGATAGTTTTTGTACATAATTATAATTAAGCCACACACTAAGCACAGTGCAATGCTAATAACTACCCACCAAGCAGGGGCTAACGGCCACCAGTCAACGTGAGAGGGAGCAATAATATCGTGAAGGCCATCAAGTGGAGAGGTTTGCATGATTTATCTTCTCACTAATTGCAGTTCCAGCGCAGTGGCTGCATCGAATGATAATAGGTTAAGCCCAGATTTTGTTAAACGATTAATACGCGCGCTAAATGCTTGCTCGGCATTTTTGGCAAATCGTTCTCTAAAACTGTTATCCATCAAAGGGAGGGCAAACTGCTGATTATTAGCACTTACCGTAACCGCTTGTTGGAAAGCAGGTAACTTATGCTCGAAGGGGTCGCTAATATGGCAGCCTATCAATTCACAGTGCCGAGCAAGTAATTCGAGTTGTTTAAAGCTGGCGTCATCTAAGGCGTTAAAATCGGATACGATATAAACCAAACTACCGGGTTTAGCTAAGTGATTTAAACGCTTAAGGTTGTCACTAAAGTTATTACTGGCAGGTTTATCAATATTTTCAAGTGCCTGCTGATGGGCGTCGCATAAATTATGACACAGCTTTAACACGGCCTTTTCACGGGCACTAGGTTTAAGCTCTAAATGCGAGTGCTGATTAAACACAACACCGCCAATTCTATCGCCACGTTGGCAAGCAGACCACGCAACCAAGGCACTAATATGTGCAGCTTGCACCGACTTTAATAATAATTGAGAGCCAAATAACATGGAGTTTGAAAAGTCAGTAAATACAAATACCGGGCGTTCTTTTTCTTCTTGAAAAAGTTTGGTGTGGGTTTCACCGGTACGAGCCGTGACCCGCCAATCAATAGAGCGTATGTCATCACCGTGTTGGTAATGGCGCACTTCGGCAAACTCCATGCCACGGCCTTTATGCGGCGCTAGATATTGCCCCGCTAAGGTATTTTTTATTCTAACTTTAGGTGCCAGCTCAAGCAGTTGCGCTTTTGCTTTATAATACATCAGCTCTTTAAGCGATAAATTAACACCATGGCTATGACTTAATTTAAGCCATGCCTGAGAATCAAAGTGTGTTTGCATAACTTAAGGTACAGCAACTAGTTCAACAATACGGCTAATAACCTGCTCTTTTGTAATACCATCGGCCTGTGCTTCGTAACTTAAAATAATACGATGGCGTAATACATTATGTACCACAGCTTGAATATCGTCAGGCGATACAAAATCACGACCACTTAACCACGCATGAGCTCTGGCACATTTATCCAAAGCAATGGTGGCACGTGGGCTGGCGCCGTACTCAATCCAGCGGCCAAGTTGCTCATCTAAGTTTGCGCCTTCTCGAGTAGCAATAATCAACTGAACTAAGTATTGCTCTAGTGGCTCTGCTAAATACAGACCCAAAATCGCTTTTCTAGCGGCAAACAACTCTGCTTGCGAAATTTGCTCAAGCACTGGAACTTCATCATTAAGTGCTTCACCACGGGTTAGGCGTAAAATATCAAGTTCGTGCTCAGCCCCTGGATAATTAATACTTAAATGTAATAAAAAGCGGTCTAATTGCGCTTCAGGCAGTGGGTAGGTTCCTTCTTGCTCAAGCGGGTTTTGCGTTGCCATCACTAAAAATAGGTCACTAAGTGGGTACGTATTTTTGCCCACAGTAACTTGGCGCTCTGCCATTGCTTCTAATAAAGCCGATTGTACTTTCGCTGGTGCTCGGTTTATTTCATCCGCTAATATGAGGTTATGAAATAAAGGGCCTTTTTCAAACACAAACTCACTGGTTTGTTGACGATAAATATCAGTACCAGTTACATCGGCTGGTAACAAGTCTGGGGTAAACTGAACACGCTGAAACGAGCCTTCAATACCTTTTGCTAAAGCATTAACCGCTCGCGTTTTTGCAAGCCCCGGAGGGCCTTCAACAAGTAAATGACCATCGGCTAATATAGCAATTAAGAGTGCTTGAGTGAGCGCTGGCTGGCCAATAATTTGGGTGTCTAAATACGTTTTTAAGTTTGAAAATGCGTTAGCTGCCATAATAAGTGGACTGTCCTCGTCAGCTTAAATAATACCTAAAGTGGTTAGGTAACAAATACTGAGCTAGTTATAAGGTTTATAAGTGGATAACTCAAGAGTTAGACTGATTTTTTGAAAATAGTTCGTTATTTTTTAACGCTTTTTAGCCTAACACAAAACTTTGTAAAACCTGCTAAAAAAGCCTATTGTATTACCCTTACACAATGTATGTAGTGATTTACAATGGCGCTTTATGATTAATTTACGTTTATCTATTGGCTTTATCACACGGGTTGTTTAGAATCGAGGAAAACATACAGGTCTGACCTGTCAGCGGGAGAGAATAATAAATGTCTGAGCAAAACATACTTAAAACACCAAAAGGCGACCGTATTGCCATTGTAAGCGGCCTACGTACTCCTTTTGCTAAGCAAGCAACTGCGTTTCACCATGTACCAGCATTGGATATGGGTAAGCTAGTAGTTAATGAAATGCTTGAGCGATTAAATTTCGACAAGTCAGAAATCGATCAACTGGTTTTTGGTCAAGTAGTACAAATGCCAGAAGCGCCAAATATTGCACGTGAAATTGTATTAGGTACAGGTATGCCAGTGGGCGTTGATGCATATTCAGTGTCACGTGCGTGTGCAACTAGCTTTCAAGCAATTGCAAATGTTGCCGAATCTATTATGGCAGGCTCTGTAAACGTGGGTATTGCTGGTGGTGCCGATTCATCGTCTGTATTGCCAATTGGTGTAAGTAAAAAATTAGCCGGCAGTTTAGTCGATTTAAACAAAGCCCGTACGCTTGGTCAGCGTTTAAAAATATTCTCAAAACTACGTTTAAAAGATTTATTACCAGTGCCGCCAGCGGTTGCTGAGTACTCAACGGGTTTATCAATGGGACAAACAGCTGAGCAAATGGCTAAAACCCATAATATTAGCCGTGAAGATCAAGATGCTTTAGCACATCGTTCTCACTCATTAGCAACTCAAGCTTGGGCCGATGGCAAGTTAAAAGATGAAGTAATGACGGCGCACTTACCGCCTTATAAAAGCTTTATTGAAGAAGATAACAATATTCGTAAAAACTCAACGGTTGAGGGTTATGCCAAGCTTAAACCCGTATTTGACCGTCAGCACGGCTCTGTGACTGCCGCTAATGCAACCCCATTAACCGATGGCGCAGCTGCAGTGTTAATGATGAGTGAAAGCAAAGCAAAAGCATTGGGTTACGAAATATTAGGCTACGTACGCAGTTTTGCGTTTTCAGCCATAGGCGTAGAAAAAGACATGCTAATGGGGCCTGCTCACTCAACGCCAATCGCGCTTGATAGAGCAGGTATTACGCTAGCTGATTTAGATCTTATTGAAATGCATGAAGCGTTTGCATCGCAAACCTTAGCGAATATGAAAATGTTTGCTTCAGATAAATTTGCACAAGAGCACTTAGGGCGTAATAAAGCCATAGGTGAAATTAACATGGATAAGTTTAACGTTAACGGCGGTTCACTCGCTTATGGTCACCCATTTGCGGCAACCGGCGCGCGTTTAATTACACAAAGCTTATACGAGCTTAAGCGTCGTGGCGGTGGTTTAGCGTTAACGACTGCCTGTGCTGCGGGTGGTTTAGGTGCAGCCTTTGTATTGGAGAGTGCGTAATGACAGATTCAGTATTTAATTTAACGGTTGATGATAACAAAATAGCCGTGGTAACCATTGATGTGCCGGGTGAAAAAATGAATACCCTGCGTGACAGCTTTGCTGACGATTTAAAAGCATTATTAGCACAGGCTAAAGAGCATGCTGTTAAGGGGATGGTATTTATTAGTGGCAAAAGTGATAACTTCATTGCCGGTGCCGATGTAAAAATGTTAGACGGTGTTGAAAAACGCGAAGATGCATTAGCTATTAGTGAGTTATGTCATCAAGCATTTTTTGATATGAAAAAACTACCGTATACCACGGTTAGTGCTATACATGGCCCTGCTTTAGGTGGTGGTTTAGAGTTTGCTTTAGCCTGTGATTATCGTGTTGGTACCGATAGTGATTTAACAAAAATTGGCTTACCAGAAGTGCAACTTGGTTTATTACCTGGCGGTGGTGGTACACAACGCTTAACTAAAATCGTGGGCATTCAAAAAGCCCTTGAGTGGATGCTAACCGGAAAACAAATTCGTCCTAAACAAGCAAAAAAAGCCGGTGTATTGGATGATTGTGTACCACAAAGCGTACTGTTAAAAGTGGCTAAAGAGTTTGCGGCGAAGAAAAAGCCACAAGCTAAAGAGCCTAAACTTGATAAGATCAGTAAGCTATTAGAATCAAACCCGTTTGGTCGTAACTTTATCTTTAAAAAAGCTAAAGAAAACGTACTTAAAAAAACCGGTGGTCATTACCCAGCGCCGCTTGCGATTATTAAAGCGGTTCGTGCAAGCGTAGAGCTTGATGAAATGAAAGCGTATAAAACCGAAGCCGAAGGCTTTGCTACGTTAGTAATGAGTGATGAGTCTAAAGCACTTCGCGGTATTTTCTTTGCAACCACTGAAATGAAAAAAGAATGGCGCAACGATGACGCTCCTGCGATTAGCAAAACTGCTGTGTTAGGTGGCGGATTAATGGGCGCAGGTATTGCCCACGTGAGCGCGGTTAAGGCTAAATTACCGGTACGCATTAAAGATGTGGCAGAGCAGGGCATAAGTAATGCCATGAACTACACTTACAAAATCTTAGATAAACGCCTTAAGCGCCGCATTATGTCAAAAGCTGATATGCAGTTAACCATGAACCGCATTACTGGCACTACGGATTACAGCGGCTTTAAGCACATAGATTTAGTGATAGAAGCAGTATTTGAAGATTTAGAGCTTAAGCAAGGTATGGTTGCTGATGTTGAGCAGCAATGCCAAGCTAATACTATTTTTGCAAGTAATACCTCGTCATTACCTATTTCGCAAATTGCAGCAAAAGCAGAACGCCCTGAAAATGTAATTGGTTTACATTATTTCTCGCCAGTAGAGAAAATGCCACTGGTTGAGATCATTCCTCACGAAGGCACGTCACAAGAAACCATTGCTCGTGTAGTTAACTTTGCACGTAAGCAAGGTAAAACACCAATTGTGGTAAAAGATATGGCTGGTTTTTATGTAAACCGCATTTTAGCGCCATACCTTAATGAAGCGGCGAACTTAATGCTTGCTGGTGAGCCGATTGAAAAAATAGACGCGGCCTTAGTCGAGTTTGGTTTTCCGGTTGGACCGTTGGCACTGCTGGACGAAGTGGGTATTGATATTGGATCTAAAATTGCGCCAATTCTTGAAAAAGAATTGGGTGAGCGCTTTAAAGGGCCTGATGCTTTCTCGCGCATGATTGATTCAAAACGTCTTGGTCGTAAAACAGGGCGCGGTTTTTATGAATACGACAAGAAAGGCAAAAAGGTCGATGAGTCAGTCTATGAGCTACTAGGTGTAACCCCAGCCCCACGTTTAAATAAAAACGAGATTGCTAAGCGCTGTGTTTCACAAATGCTTAATGAAGCGGCTCGTTGTTTAGATGATGGTATTATCGCAGGCCCGCGTGATGGTGATATTGGTGCTATTTTTGGTATTGGTTTCCCACCGTTCTTAGGTGGCCCGTTTAGCTACATGGACAAATTAGGTGCGAGTAAAATAAGCTCTGATATGTCTACACTGGCTAACAGCAATGCCATTTTTGCACCCTGTGAATCACTGGTTGCAATGGCTGATAAAGGCGATAAGTTTTACACTACAGTCACTAAAACAGCTGAAGTTGAGTCAGATCAGTCAGATGATAAATCGACTGATACTCAAAATGAGATGACTGAGCACAAAGATTAATGTTTTAAGTTAACGTAAAAAAGCCGCAAATTATGCGGCTTTTTTTATGTTTGATAATCAGAAAATATAGAGATATATACGCTTATTTACAGTAAGGCTTCAATAGCCTGTTTGTCTTTATCTGGCATGTTGTCGACCACCAAATTAAATGAATTATCAATCATACGCTCAATTTCACCTTGTGGTATTGAGCCGTCTAAAATCACTGTATTCCAAAGGCGTTTATTCATATGATAACCTGGAATCACCGAAGGAAAAATATCTCGTAATGACTGTGCTTCATCAGGGTCGCACTTTAAGTTTAGCCACCAAATAGGTTCGCCGTTTTCATCGGTTTCACCCTCATTGCTCAGTGCAAGGGTGGCGAACATCTTATGGTTTACTTTATATACATCAACATCTTTAGCAAAAGGTTGCGTTAGTTTAACTAACGGTTTGTTCATTAAATAAGTATGTACAGTTTGTTGGTTCATGAGCCATTCCTTGAGGTCATAATCGATATCTTAACCATAGCATTTTTTCATTAGCTTTGTGGCATGAAATATTATTTGAGCTTATTATTTCTTAATTTATAGACTGATATATTGGAAGTTAGTTAAACCAGTAACTATGTTGGAACTGGAAATGTAAATAAAGTTTTTTTGTTAAGCACTGGCTAAACAGATTTAGGCAAAGACAAGTATGCAGTAACAGCAGCATCACGTTTTGTCAGGTCTGTTTGGTACGAGTGTTTACTATACGTAGTGCAATACGAGACAGGCTCTCCGACACTTAATAAAAAATCATTATGGTCGAAATTGCTCAATACTTTTTTCCAGCGCTCTTTGACTTTAACTGGCGCGCAGGGCAAAGAGTCCAAAATACGTTTAGACTCCTCAAAGTTGCTATTAATAGCGACATTGAGCATATCGTCGTTTGCGGCCCCTAGCCAACTTGTACCACTGGTGCCCACACATAAAAGTGGCATATAAGGCGCAAGCGCTGGGCATACATCATTTCTATACACGTCAACCTTCCAATAGCGACGAGCTATTTTTACAAACTGATCAAAATCCTTTATTGATGTAAAGTTTGAGGTAGCTAAGGATAAAATCTCTATTCTAGGTTTATTGGCATTTACGGTGTCGTTAGCAACATCAATATACCAAGGACCAAGTATCAATGCGTTTTGAAAGTACTGATCTTGCAGTGAGCCCCATGCTTTTTGTAAAGAGTTACCTTGTACAATTAGATTTTTTAATAAACTGAGCCCAGATTTTTTAGTGGTAGGTAATTCCGTTTGCAGTAGTGCAAATACCTCATCGCGTATTTCTCTACAGCGGCCAATAGGGTAAGGTTTTTCTGCAAAGTAAGGAATTGATGGTGCAAGTTTTAAATCAGCTAATAAGCGTAAATGAGCTAGATCAGCGCATATCAATGCACGTTGTTTTGGTGTAAAGTGTTCATTAAGCACGTATATTCCTTTGAGTGATTGTTTAATTCTAGTCCTGAAAGGTCATCAGACCCTAATGGAAAATGAATACTTTCAAATTATATGTGATTTTAGCGTAAATCCTTGGGAGTAGGGTAATTTGGATGAACTACATTTTTATGGGCATGAATCGAAGGGATGGGTGCTTCAGGCTTGGCTTTAATGAGCTTAACCAAGGTACTTAAATCGTATTTAGGTTCGCCGTAAAATTCATGCCAAGCTTGCGGAATACTGTTTGGATCTGCCGCTTTAATTACATGTGCCATCCATTGCTTTCTCAGTTCGGCCCACTCCTTAGTTTGTTTTCCACTTTCGGTAATCCCTAAAATTGGCCTTAATTCAACATACAGTGTTCTTCTTGCACCTTGGCTGCGCTTTACTCCTGAACTATGTAAAACCATTATGTCATGAACTATGATGTCACCTGCTTTAGCGGGTTGTTGTACTACATTAGGAATATCCCACCCATATTGATTGGAAAGTTTGTAAATATCTAAAACTTTATGCTGGGTATTTGGTACGTAGCGTAAACAGCCATCTTCTAAAAGAGCGTCATCAAGGTATATACCAATATTTAAATAAGGATATTGCCTAGAATGAGGAGCATCCTGATGCCAGGTAATATGAGGGTGTGGGTACGGGTATTTATAAGCTACATCTAATTGCAAGGGGACTGCGCCATCTCCTACCAATTCTTTATAAACTTCGATGAGTGGTGGGCTAGCTAATAGTTCAATTATTAATTCAGGTGACTCGAATAGTAAGTCGTTATAACGAAAAAGACGAGGCACACCTGAGTCTGTTGAGATACAACATTGATTATTGAGTTGCCCATTGTGAAAATTCTCTAGTGCTAATGCTTCTAATTTATCTGAAAAACGTTGTAATTTTTTAAGTAATGTTATCGAAAGTGCATTTTCAAA
This genomic window contains:
- the fadJ gene encoding fatty acid oxidation complex subunit alpha FadJ codes for the protein MTDSVFNLTVDDNKIAVVTIDVPGEKMNTLRDSFADDLKALLAQAKEHAVKGMVFISGKSDNFIAGADVKMLDGVEKREDALAISELCHQAFFDMKKLPYTTVSAIHGPALGGGLEFALACDYRVGTDSDLTKIGLPEVQLGLLPGGGGTQRLTKIVGIQKALEWMLTGKQIRPKQAKKAGVLDDCVPQSVLLKVAKEFAAKKKPQAKEPKLDKISKLLESNPFGRNFIFKKAKENVLKKTGGHYPAPLAIIKAVRASVELDEMKAYKTEAEGFATLVMSDESKALRGIFFATTEMKKEWRNDDAPAISKTAVLGGGLMGAGIAHVSAVKAKLPVRIKDVAEQGISNAMNYTYKILDKRLKRRIMSKADMQLTMNRITGTTDYSGFKHIDLVIEAVFEDLELKQGMVADVEQQCQANTIFASNTSSLPISQIAAKAERPENVIGLHYFSPVEKMPLVEIIPHEGTSQETIARVVNFARKQGKTPIVVKDMAGFYVNRILAPYLNEAANLMLAGEPIEKIDAALVEFGFPVGPLALLDEVGIDIGSKIAPILEKELGERFKGPDAFSRMIDSKRLGRKTGRGFYEYDKKGKKVDESVYELLGVTPAPRLNKNEIAKRCVSQMLNEAARCLDDGIIAGPRDGDIGAIFGIGFPPFLGGPFSYMDKLGASKISSDMSTLANSNAIFAPCESLVAMADKGDKFYTTVTKTAEVESDQSDDKSTDTQNEMTEHKD
- a CDS encoding MmcQ/YjbR family DNA-binding protein, with the translated sequence MNQQTVHTYLMNKPLVKLTQPFAKDVDVYKVNHKMFATLALSNEGETDENGEPIWWLNLKCDPDEAQSLRDIFPSVIPGYHMNKRLWNTVILDGSIPQGEIERMIDNSFNLVVDNMPDKDKQAIEALL
- a CDS encoding phytanoyl-CoA dioxygenase family protein, which produces MKISSNKHDFFLKNGFVHFENALSITLLKKLQRFSDKLEALALENFHNGQLNNQCCISTDSGVPRLFRYNDLLFESPELIIELLASPPLIEVYKELVGDGAVPLQLDVAYKYPYPHPHITWHQDAPHSRQYPYLNIGIYLDDALLEDGCLRYVPNTQHKVLDIYKLSNQYGWDIPNVVQQPAKAGDIIVHDIMVLHSSGVKRSQGARRTLYVELRPILGITESGKQTKEWAELRKQWMAHVIKAADPNSIPQAWHEFYGEPKYDLSTLVKLIKAKPEAPIPSIHAHKNVVHPNYPTPKDLR